Proteins from a genomic interval of Beijerinckia indica subsp. indica ATCC 9039:
- a CDS encoding galactose oxidase-like domain-containing protein: MRLINTFLQSASYRWATLGVFTKVPIYIGGIIVIGLAGSLPVVALFNNEWFTQEKSKSAPVDLGYGPNAPVGTARPNLKLGDVPAIPQSRAAAPAANGANQTVNAAVPAGGNQVGFFGPVFSWPIIPLHVALLPDGRVLSYGTDQNGNQGGQFVYDVWDPTLGNGTAAHTILTNTTATDLFCSTASLLGTSGKMLIAGGDLTVNGVRNYSNNNVEVFTPAQNSLTSAGQMIYPRWYPTTVTLPTSDKLILGGLLSPTAGGEPTPELFSVASSTWTALNGITITTPSNTNEWYYPRAFVGADNTTYFLSQAGNIFRLTTAGAGTMQDTGALLNGGTNDYPTVMSLDKNGNPFSILAVRNNKVVQAVDISQNPPVVSTVGSLNYVRDMGNLTLLADGSILASGGSATFNDLNSAVYQTELYNRLTGTWTLGATAATPRLYHSATLLLPDGSVLTGGGGAPGPISELNAEIYYPPYLYAKDGSGNPATRPTIAAAPATLSLNQTFTMQVGAGDTISAVNLIRVGFNTHAYDPEQRLIPIPFTQNGAYVTGMLNAAPSLAPPGYYMLFVLNSNGVPAIAPIIPVLQTNLPDVVVTSLSYASSTFTAVVTNQGAAATPAGVVIGVGYSVDGAWATWGAVDGPLAAGASVTVGTNGNLYTIPNGTHTITANVNDIGRFAESDITNNKDSQTITVGGNALPDVVVTSFSYANGAFTAVVKNQGVAATPAGVVIGVGYSVDGAWATWGAADGPLAAGASATIGTNGNLYTIPAGTHTITANVNDVGRFAESNMANNTTSQMIVVP; the protein is encoded by the coding sequence ATGCGTCTTATTAATACGTTTTTACAATCAGCTTCTTACCGTTGGGCAACACTCGGAGTCTTCACAAAGGTACCTATCTACATTGGTGGTATCATCGTCATCGGCCTCGCCGGTTCACTGCCGGTGGTTGCACTTTTCAACAATGAGTGGTTCACCCAGGAAAAAAGCAAGTCGGCCCCTGTGGACTTGGGTTACGGCCCCAACGCACCGGTGGGGACCGCGAGACCAAATCTCAAGCTCGGCGACGTCCCGGCAATTCCGCAATCTCGAGCTGCTGCCCCCGCAGCCAATGGAGCTAACCAGACAGTCAATGCCGCTGTTCCAGCAGGCGGAAATCAGGTTGGCTTTTTTGGCCCTGTCTTTTCTTGGCCGATCATACCCCTTCACGTCGCCCTCTTACCCGACGGTCGGGTCTTGAGTTACGGCACCGACCAAAACGGCAATCAAGGTGGCCAGTTCGTCTATGACGTTTGGGATCCCACACTTGGAAATGGCACTGCCGCACATACTATCCTGACAAATACCACGGCCACTGACCTCTTCTGCAGTACAGCATCCCTGCTTGGGACAAGTGGCAAAATGTTGATCGCTGGCGGCGATCTGACCGTGAACGGCGTGCGAAACTACTCGAACAATAATGTCGAAGTCTTTACGCCGGCACAGAATAGTCTGACATCCGCAGGACAGATGATCTATCCGCGTTGGTATCCCACCACGGTCACTTTGCCCACCAGCGATAAACTGATTCTCGGTGGACTCCTTTCGCCGACCGCCGGGGGAGAGCCAACGCCTGAACTCTTCAGCGTGGCGTCCTCGACCTGGACCGCGCTGAATGGAATTACAATAACCACACCCAGCAACACCAATGAATGGTATTATCCGAGAGCCTTCGTCGGTGCTGATAATACGACATATTTTTTATCGCAAGCCGGCAATATTTTTAGGCTTACGACGGCCGGCGCGGGGACCATGCAGGATACAGGAGCACTGCTCAATGGGGGGACCAATGATTATCCGACAGTGATGTCGCTTGATAAGAACGGCAACCCTTTCAGTATATTGGCCGTACGCAATAATAAAGTTGTTCAGGCCGTCGATATTTCCCAAAATCCGCCAGTGGTCAGCACAGTCGGTTCGCTCAATTACGTGCGCGACATGGGGAACCTGACATTGCTCGCCGATGGAAGCATCCTCGCCTCAGGCGGTTCCGCCACCTTTAATGATCTCAACAGCGCCGTCTATCAAACGGAGCTTTATAATAGGCTGACCGGAACCTGGACGCTTGGTGCCACCGCTGCCACCCCTCGTCTTTATCATTCGGCAACCCTGCTTTTGCCTGATGGGTCGGTGCTGACGGGAGGCGGTGGAGCTCCCGGTCCGATAAGCGAGCTCAATGCGGAAATTTACTATCCCCCTTATCTCTACGCAAAAGACGGTTCCGGGAACCCGGCCACCCGCCCGACTATCGCTGCCGCCCCTGCAACACTCAGTTTGAACCAGACTTTCACGATGCAAGTGGGAGCGGGTGATACGATCAGCGCAGTCAATCTTATCCGCGTGGGATTTAATACGCATGCATACGATCCAGAGCAGCGATTAATCCCGATCCCGTTCACCCAAAATGGTGCCTACGTCACGGGAATGTTGAACGCGGCCCCGTCATTAGCTCCTCCGGGCTATTATATGCTTTTTGTCTTGAACTCAAACGGTGTGCCTGCAATAGCGCCAATTATTCCAGTCCTGCAGACCAACCTTCCTGACGTCGTTGTCACGTCCCTCTCATACGCCAGCAGTACCTTCACCGCTGTCGTGACGAACCAGGGCGCGGCTGCAACACCTGCGGGCGTGGTGATCGGTGTCGGATATTCCGTCGATGGGGCATGGGCCACCTGGGGAGCGGTCGATGGACCTCTGGCCGCCGGTGCTTCGGTCACTGTCGGAACCAATGGCAATCTCTACACTATCCCCAACGGCACCCATACGATCACCGCAAATGTCAATGACATTGGACGCTTTGCTGAATCAGACATAACAAATAATAAGGACTCTCAGACGATTACCGTTGGTGGCAATGCCTTGCCCGATGTCGTTGTCACCTCGTTCTCATATGCCAACGGCGCTTTCACGGCCGTCGTGAAAAACCAAGGCGTCGCTGCAACACCTGCCGGTGTGGTGATCGGTGTCGGATATTCCGTTGATGGGGCATGGGCCACCTGGGGAGCCGCCGATGGACCGCTGGCCGCTGGCGCCTCAGCCACCATCGGAACCAACGGCAACCTCTACACTAT